Proteins encoded within one genomic window of Cellulomonas xiejunii:
- a CDS encoding L-lactate dehydrogenase, translating into MADDIEGDEFALSTPPSVQRRTSKIGIVGAGAVGSTMAYATLMRGAARTVALLDVNRAKVEAEVLDLSHGIQFMSMAEVLGSDDVSVLADCDIVMFTAGAKQKPGQSRLDLAEATISLVRKVLPGVVEVAPNAVYVMVTNPVDVVTYAALKISGLPPSQLFGSGTVLDSSRLRYLIARHTGVAVQNVHAYVAGEHGDTELPLWSSATIGAVPILDWEGTGGNGALTREVRDAIAREVVESAYRIIEGKGATNYAIALAGSRIIEAVLKDERRVLPVSSLLDGYLGISDVCLSVPTIVGSAGVRERLEVPMSSDEILGMRRSAEAVRSVARRFGF; encoded by the coding sequence ATGGCCGACGACATCGAGGGCGACGAGTTCGCCCTCAGCACGCCACCGTCCGTGCAGCGGCGCACCTCCAAGATCGGCATCGTGGGTGCCGGTGCGGTCGGCTCCACCATGGCCTACGCCACACTGATGCGCGGGGCCGCACGCACGGTCGCGCTGCTCGACGTCAACCGTGCCAAGGTCGAGGCGGAGGTCCTCGACCTGTCGCACGGCATCCAGTTCATGTCCATGGCCGAGGTCCTCGGCTCGGACGACGTGTCGGTCCTGGCGGACTGCGACATCGTGATGTTCACGGCCGGCGCGAAGCAGAAGCCGGGTCAGTCGCGTCTCGACCTGGCCGAGGCGACGATCTCGCTCGTGCGCAAGGTCCTGCCCGGCGTCGTCGAGGTGGCACCGAACGCGGTCTACGTGATGGTGACCAACCCCGTCGACGTGGTGACGTACGCAGCGCTGAAGATCTCCGGGCTGCCGCCCTCCCAGCTGTTCGGGTCCGGGACGGTGCTGGACTCGTCGCGGCTGCGCTACCTCATCGCCCGGCACACCGGCGTCGCGGTGCAGAACGTCCACGCCTACGTCGCCGGTGAGCACGGCGATACCGAGCTGCCGTTGTGGAGCTCGGCGACCATCGGTGCCGTGCCGATCCTGGACTGGGAGGGCACGGGCGGCAACGGTGCGCTCACCCGGGAGGTCCGCGACGCGATCGCTCGGGAGGTCGTCGAGTCGGCCTACCGGATCATCGAGGGCAAGGGGGCGACGAACTACGCGATCGCCCTGGCCGGGTCCCGCATCATCGAGGCCGTGCTGAAGGACGAGCGGCGCGTGCTGCCCGTGTCGTCGCTGCTCGACGGGTACCTCGGCATCTCCGACGTGTGCCTGAGTGTGCCCACCATCGTGGGCTCGGCCGGCGTGAGGGAGCGGCTCGAGGTGCCGATGTCCTCCGACGAGATCCTCGGGATGCGGCGCTCCGCCGAGGCCGTGCGCTCGGTCGCGCGCCGATTCGGGTTCTGA
- the lexA gene encoding transcriptional repressor LexA produces MDVQDGVTTQQAGRRERAAVTSVDPDEAPGDGLTTRQRLVLDTVRASVEQRGYPPSMREIGDAVGLTSPSSVKHQLTALERKGYLRRDPNRPRAIEVVQPDDARTVGPWATRTDRSTLDPDTPERDNAPAPSYVPVVGRIAAGGPILAEQVVEDVFPLPRQLVGEGELFLLKVAGDSMIDAAICDGDWVVVRRQPVAENGEIVAAMIDGEATVKTFKRTDGHVWLLPHNPAYAPIDGDGATVLGRVVSVLRSL; encoded by the coding sequence GTGGACGTGCAGGACGGCGTGACGACGCAGCAGGCAGGACGGCGCGAGCGAGCGGCGGTCACGTCCGTCGACCCGGACGAGGCACCCGGCGACGGGCTGACGACGCGGCAGCGCCTCGTCCTGGACACGGTGCGGGCGTCGGTGGAGCAGCGCGGCTACCCGCCGAGCATGCGGGAGATCGGTGACGCCGTCGGGCTCACGAGCCCCTCGAGCGTGAAGCACCAGCTCACGGCGCTCGAGCGCAAGGGGTACCTCCGCCGCGACCCGAACCGCCCGCGCGCGATCGAGGTGGTGCAGCCGGACGACGCGCGCACGGTGGGACCGTGGGCGACCCGGACGGACCGATCGACCCTCGACCCCGACACGCCGGAGCGTGACAACGCCCCCGCGCCGTCCTACGTGCCGGTCGTGGGACGCATCGCGGCGGGCGGTCCGATCCTCGCCGAGCAGGTCGTGGAGGACGTGTTCCCCCTGCCGCGCCAGCTCGTCGGTGAGGGCGAGCTCTTCCTCCTCAAGGTCGCCGGCGACTCGATGATCGACGCGGCCATCTGCGACGGCGACTGGGTCGTCGTGCGCCGCCAGCCCGTCGCCGAGAACGGCGAGATCGTGGCGGCCATGATCGACGGCGAGGCGACGGTCAAGACGTTCAAGCGGACGGACGGCCACGTCTGGCTGCTGCCGCACAACCCGGCCTACGCACCCATCGACGGTGACGGTGCGACGGTCCTCGGGCGCGTCGTGAGCGTCCTGCGCAGCCTGTAG
- a CDS encoding LysM peptidoglycan-binding domain-containing protein, producing MSATAIAPLVRGTVRPRPAGERMARDGARDRGAAPIASRGVGRCAPSPAPLRLTRRGRAVVWVLGIALAGGVGGAAASAQADGPVAATEVRRVEVAPGQTLWGIAADVAAPGEDVRDVVLELMALNELPSAGLQAGQRIVVPVG from the coding sequence ATGAGCGCGACGGCGATCGCACCGCTGGTGCGAGGGACGGTTCGGCCGCGTCCTGCGGGTGAGCGGATGGCCCGCGACGGGGCCCGTGACCGCGGCGCTGCGCCCATCGCGTCCCGCGGTGTCGGGCGCTGCGCGCCGTCTCCTGCGCCACTGCGGCTGACCCGTCGGGGTCGGGCCGTCGTGTGGGTCCTCGGGATCGCGCTCGCGGGCGGTGTCGGGGGGGCTGCGGCCTCCGCCCAGGCCGACGGCCCGGTCGCGGCCACCGAGGTCCGGCGTGTCGAGGTGGCTCCCGGTCAGACTCTGTGGGGGATCGCTGCTGACGTGGCAGCTCCGGGGGAGGACGTGCGTGACGTCGTCCTGGAGCTGATGGCGCTCAACGAACTTCCGTCGGCAGGGCTCCAGGCGGGCCAGCGGATCGTCGTTCCCGTCGGATGA
- the nrdR gene encoding transcriptional regulator NrdR, whose product MHCPFCRHPDSRVVDSRTSDDGSSIRRRRQCPSCHRRFTTIETASLSVVKRSGATEPFSREKIANGVRKACQGRPVSEDDLALLAQKVEENLRAAGSAEIDAYEIGLAILGPLRDLDEVAYLRFASVYQAFDSLEDFETAISALRAGRTGAHGVEAPEQGPAATS is encoded by the coding sequence GTGCACTGTCCGTTCTGCCGGCACCCCGACTCCCGCGTGGTCGACTCCCGCACGTCCGACGACGGCTCGTCGATCCGGCGACGGCGCCAGTGCCCCAGTTGCCACCGACGTTTCACGACGATCGAGACGGCGAGCCTGTCGGTCGTCAAGCGGTCCGGGGCGACGGAGCCCTTCAGTCGCGAGAAGATCGCGAACGGGGTGCGCAAGGCGTGCCAGGGCCGGCCCGTCAGCGAGGACGACCTGGCGCTCCTGGCGCAGAAGGTCGAGGAGAACCTGCGTGCCGCGGGCTCCGCGGAGATCGACGCCTACGAGATCGGTCTGGCGATCCTCGGCCCGCTGCGCGACCTGGACGAGGTCGCCTACCTGCGTTTCGCGAGCGTGTACCAGGCGTTCGACTCGCTGGAGGACTTCGAGACCGCGATCTCCGCACTGCGCGCCGGGCGCACCGGCGCGCACGGCGTCGAGGCTCCGGAGCAGGGTCCCGCCGCGACGTCCTGA
- a CDS encoding DUF5302 domain-containing protein, with protein sequence MTQDDRPSAVSDEAKEKFRAALERKKSQGHPTADGSRNTGSVHGAETAGPTQRRFQRKSGSA encoded by the coding sequence ATGACGCAGGACGACCGACCCTCGGCGGTGAGCGACGAGGCCAAGGAGAAGTTCCGGGCCGCGCTCGAGCGCAAGAAGAGCCAGGGGCACCCCACGGCGGACGGGAGCCGGAACACCGGCTCCGTTCATGGTGCGGAGACGGCGGGACCGACGCAGCGTCGGTTCCAGCGCAAGTCCGGCTCGGCCTGA
- the serA gene encoding phosphoglycerate dehydrogenase, with amino-acid sequence MPTALLLENLHPHARTILETAGFDVVTRTGALDESELVEALAGVQVLGIRSKTNVPADVLAAAPDLEAVGAFCIGTNQIDLHAAASQGIAVFNAPFSNTRSVVEIAIADIISLTRRLTVFDKEMHAGVWNKSATGAHEVRGRTLGIIGYGNIGTQLSVLAENLGMSVVFYDSAEKLALGNARRMNTLDELLETADVVTLHVDGRAGNAGMFGAKQIARMRPGSIFLNLSRGFVVDYAALRDAILSGHVAGAAVDVFPVEPKRKGDAFESELRGLPNVILTPHTGGSTEEAQEAIGQFVANKVRDYLTTGSTNLSVNLPNLALDQRPDAHRVAYLHRNVPGVLATINATLAEHGVNIEGQLLATRGELGYVVTDVSSPVPTDVVDVLAGRPESLRLRLLD; translated from the coding sequence GTGCCTACCGCCCTGCTCCTCGAGAACCTGCACCCGCACGCCCGGACGATCCTGGAGACCGCCGGCTTCGACGTCGTGACGCGCACCGGCGCGCTCGACGAGTCCGAGCTCGTCGAGGCGCTCGCCGGCGTCCAGGTGCTGGGCATCCGGTCCAAGACCAACGTGCCGGCCGACGTCCTGGCCGCAGCGCCCGACCTCGAGGCCGTGGGCGCGTTCTGCATCGGCACCAACCAGATCGACCTGCACGCCGCCGCGAGCCAGGGCATCGCGGTCTTCAACGCCCCGTTCTCGAACACCCGGTCGGTGGTCGAGATCGCGATCGCCGACATCATCTCCCTGACCCGCCGTCTGACGGTGTTCGACAAGGAGATGCACGCGGGTGTGTGGAACAAGTCCGCGACGGGTGCGCACGAGGTCCGCGGACGCACGCTCGGCATCATCGGCTACGGCAACATCGGAACGCAGCTGTCGGTCCTCGCCGAGAACCTCGGCATGTCCGTCGTCTTCTACGACTCCGCGGAGAAGCTGGCCCTGGGCAACGCCCGGCGCATGAACACGCTCGACGAGCTGCTCGAGACCGCGGACGTCGTCACGCTGCACGTCGACGGCCGGGCGGGCAACGCCGGCATGTTCGGAGCCAAGCAGATCGCGCGCATGCGGCCCGGCTCGATCTTCCTCAACCTCTCGCGCGGCTTCGTCGTCGACTACGCGGCGCTGCGGGACGCGATCCTCTCGGGACACGTCGCCGGTGCCGCGGTCGACGTGTTCCCGGTCGAGCCCAAGCGCAAGGGCGACGCGTTCGAGTCGGAGCTGCGGGGACTGCCGAACGTCATCCTCACACCCCACACGGGCGGCTCGACCGAGGAGGCACAGGAGGCGATCGGTCAGTTCGTCGCGAACAAGGTCCGCGACTACCTCACCACCGGCTCGACCAACCTGTCGGTCAACCTGCCGAACCTGGCGCTCGACCAGCGGCCTGACGCGCACCGCGTCGCCTACCTGCACCGCAACGTCCCGGGCGTGCTCGCGACGATCAACGCCACCCTGGCCGAGCACGGCGTCAACATCGAGGGCCAGCTCCTCGCGACGCGCGGTGAGCTCGGCTACGTCGTCACGGACGTCTCGTCCCCCGTCCCGACCGACGTCGTGGACGTCCTGGCGGGGCGCCCGGAGTCGTTGCGCCTGCGGCTGCTCGACTGA